Proteins encoded by one window of Rhinolophus ferrumequinum isolate MPI-CBG mRhiFer1 chromosome 13, mRhiFer1_v1.p, whole genome shotgun sequence:
- the NDUFAF7 gene encoding protein arginine methyltransferase NDUFAF7, mitochondrial encodes MRLLAKAGAGLLSAHARAVTPCLWRGKYFSSGKEPVENQPVTPILRHLMYKIKSTGPITVAEYMKEVLTNPAKGYYVHRDMLGEKGDFITSPEISQIFGELLGIWFISEWMATGKTAAFQLVELGPGRGTLAGDILRVFSQLGSVLKNCDISIHLVEVSQKLSEIQALTLTEEKVPLERSDGSPVYMKGVSKSGIPISWYRDLRDVPKGYSFYLAHEFFDVLPVHKFQKTPQGWREVFIDIDPQVSDKLRFVLAPCATPAEAFIQHDETRDHVEVCPDAGVIIQELSQRIALTGGAALIADYGHDGTKTDTFRGFCGHKLHDVLIAPGTADLTADVDFSYLRRMAQEKVASLGPIKQQTFLKNMGIDVRLKVLLDKSDEPSLRQQLLQGYDMLMNPKKMGERFNFFALLPHQRLHGGSHQSNSRQSKPSPTPVAGFSELVWQ; translated from the exons ATGAGACTCCTGGCGAAGGCCGGCGCCGGGCTGCTGAGCGCCCATGCACGCGCTG TCACTCCCTGTCTTTGGAGAGGGAAGTACTTCAGCTCCGGGAAAGAGCCGGTAGAAAACCAGCCGGTGACTCCGATACTGCGTCATCTTATGTACAAAATCAAGTCTACTGGCCCCATCACTGTAGCCGAGTACATGAAGGAGGTCTTGACCAACCCAGCCAAG gGATATTATGTGCACCGTGACATGCTAGGAGAAAAAGGAGATTTCATTACTTCACCTGAAATAAGTCAGATCTTTGGGGAG CTACTGGGGATATGGTTTATCAGTGAATGGATGGCCACTGGAAAAACTGCAGCTTTCCAGCTGGTAGAACTGGGCCCAGGTCGGGGTACCCTTGCAGGAGATATTTTGAGG gTGTTCAGTCAGCTTGGATCTGTGTTGAAAAACTGTGACATTTCAATACATCTGGTAGAGGTGAGCCAAAAGTTAAGTGAGATTCAAGCATTAACACTGACTGAGGAGAAGGTCCCATTAGAACGAAGTGATGGATCACCAGTATATATGAAAGGTGTTTCTAAGTCTGGGATTCCAATTTCCTGGTACCGAGATCTGCGGGATGTGCCAAAAG gGTACAGCTTTTATCTTGCACATGAATTTTTTGACGTTCTTCCTGTGCATAAATTTCAG aaaaCACCACAAGGATGGCGAGAAGTATTCATTGATATTGACCCACAAGTCTCTGATAAACTGAGGTTTGTTTTGGCGCCTTGTGCCACCCCAGCAGAAGCCTTCATACAA CATGATGAAACAAGGGATCACGTGGAAGTGTGTCCTGATGCTGGTGTTATAATTCAGGAACTTTCTCAACGCATTGCACTAACTGGAGGTGCCGCACTGATTGCTGATTATGGTCATGATGGGACTAAGACAGATACCTTCAGA GGGTTTTGTGGCCACAAGCTTCATGATGTCTTAATTGCCCCAGGAACAGCCGACCTAACAGCTGATGTGGACTTCAGTTATTTGCGCAGAATGGCACAGGAAAAAGTAGCTTCTCTGGGTCCAATAAAACAACaaacgtttttaaaaaatatgggcATTGATGTCCGGCTGAAG gttcttCTAGATAAATCAGATGAGCCGTCACTGAGGCAGCAGTTACTTCAGGGGTATGATATGTTAATGAATCCTAAGAAGATGGGAGAAAGATTTAACTTTTTTGCCTTGCTGCCTCATCAGAGACTTCATGGTGGAAGCCATCAGAGCAATTCCCGTCAGTCAAAACCCTCTCCAACACCCGTAGCTGGGTTTAGTGAACTTGTTTGGCAGTGA
- the CEBPZ gene encoding CCAAT/enhancer-binding protein zeta — protein sequence MAAAKKPLEFHAKRHWGPEQGVEDPDEDDEDDNAETEDGFSLEEVLRLGGTKQDFLMLAALDENEEVVDGGKKGAIDDLQQGELETFIQNLSLAKYAKAFLIEEDEPAKKEDASKKEAGVSKLDNKKQNAAESERTSVSKVKNKKRLEQHSNENNSAIPKGKKDKQDIFEFFERQTLLLKPGGKWYDLEYSSEYFLGPQPRDVVSKYKTLAQKLYEHEINLFKNKTNNQKGASSTWMKAIVSSGTLGDRMAAMILLIQDDAIHTLQFVETLINLVKKKGSKQQCLMALDTFKELLITDLLPNNRKLRMFNQRPFDKLEQLSSGNRDSRDRRLILWYFEHQLKHLVAEFVQVLETLSHDSLVTTKTRALTVAHELLCNKPEEEKALLVQLVNKLGDPQNRIATKASHLLETLLCKHPNMKGVVCGEVERLLFRSNISSKAQYYAICFLNQMVLSHEESELANKLITLYFCFFRTCIKKKDIESKMLSALLTGVNRAYPYAQTGDDKVREQVDTLFKVLHVVNFNTSVQALMLLFQVMNSQQTISNRYYAALYRKMLDPGLMLCSKQAMFLNLVYKSLKADIVLRRVKAFVKRLLQVTCAQMPPFICGTLYLVSEILKAKPGLRSQLDDHPESDDEENFIDIKDDEDIEKFTDADKETDAVKKVETEETVSDSHKEAKKSESASWVHFDNLKGGKQLNTYDPFSRNPLFCGAENTSCWELKKLSEHFHPSVALFAKTILQGNYIQYSGDPLQDFTLMRFLDRFVYRNPKPHKGKENTDSVVMQPKRKHFIKDIRSLAVNSKEFLAKEESQIPVDELFFYRYYKKVAIVKEKQKQNADEESIEDVDDEEFEKMIDTFEDDNCFTSGKDDLDFASNMKKKKKGAKGDPEDEDSEDSDDDLDNLDDDEVSLGSMNEEFTEIDEDGGTFMDVLDEESEGIQEPNDEVSSKVNSKRSKRKGANDFDFAGSFQGPRKKKRNLNDSNLFVSAEEFGHLLDENMGSEFDNIGMNAMANKDNASLKQLRWEAERDDWLHNRDVKSIIKKKKNFKKRPKTTQKLKKQRK from the exons ATGGCGGCCGCCAAGAAACCCTTGGAGTTCCATGCCAAGCGGCACTGGGGTCCTGAGCAGGGGGTAGAAGATCCGGACGAGGATGACGAGGATGATAACGCTGAAACCGAGGATGGGTTCTCCCTAGAAGAAGTGTTACGGCTCGGAGGCACCAAG CAAGATTTCCTTATGCTGGCTGCTTTGGATGAGAACGAGGAAGTTGTGGATGGAGGCAAAAAAGGAGCAATTGATGACCTTCAACAAGGtgaattagaaacatttattcaaaaccTTAGTTTGGCCAAGTACGCAAAAGCTTTCTTAATTGAAGAAGATGAACCAGCCAAAAAAGAAGATGCCAGCAAAAAAGAAGCAGGTGTATCtaaattagataataaaaagcaaaatgcagcAGAAAGTGAAAGGACATCAGTCAGTAAGGTGAAAAATAAGAAGAGACTAGAACAACATTCTAATGAGAACAACAGTGCcattccaaaaggaaagaaagataaacagGACATCTTTGAATTCTTTGAGAGACAGACATTGTTATTGAAGCCTGGAGGCAAATGGTATGATCTAGAATATAGCAGTGAATATTTTTTGGGACCCCAGCCTCGGGATGTTGTGTCTAAGTACAAAACCTTGGCTCAGAAATTGTATGAGCATGAAATCAACTTATTCAAAAATAAGACGAATAATCAAAAGGGAGCCTCTTCTACCTGGATGAAGGCGATTGTGTCATCGGGGACGCTAGGTGACAGGATGGCAGCCATGATTCTTCTTATTCAGGATGATGCTATTCACACACTCCAGTTTGTGGAAACTCTGATAAACCTTGTTAAAAAGAAGGGCAGCAAACAGCAGTGCCTCATGGCTTTGGATACTTTCAAAGAGTTACTCATTACAGACCTTTTGCCAAATAATCGAAAGCTACGGATGTTCAACCAGCGTCCTTTTGACAAACTAGAACAGTTGTCCAGTGGCAACAGGGACTCAAGAGACAGAAGGCTGATATTATGGTATTTTGAACACCAGTTGAAACACTTAGTGGCTGAATTTGTGCAGGTCTTAGAAACTTTAAGTCATGATTCATTAGTAACCACCAAAACTCGAGCCCTTACAGTGGCTCATGAGCTTCTTTGTAATAAACCTGAGGAAGAAAAGGCTCTTCTTGTGCAGCTGGTAAATAAACTGGGAGATCCTCAGAACAGAATAGCCACAAAAGCCTCCCATCTGTTAGAGACATTGCTTTGTAAACATCCCAATATGAAAGGCGTTGTGTGTGGTGAAGTAGAAAGGCTGCTTTTTCGCTCAAATATCAGCTCCAAAGCGCAATATTAcgcaatttgctttttaaatcaaatgGTCCTCTCTCATGAAGAAAGTGAATTGGCTAACAAATTAAtaactctttatttttgtttttttcggACTTGtatcaagaaaaaagacattGAATCAAAAATGCTTAGTGCCCTTTTAACAGGAGTGAATAGGGCATACCCTTATGCCCAGACTGGTGATGACAAAGTGAGGGAGCAGGTTGATACACTGTTTAAAGTGTTGCATGTTGTGAATTTTAATACCAGTGTGCAGGCTTTAATGTTGCTTTTCCAAGTAATGAATTCTCAGCAGACAATATCCAACCGATACTATGCGGCATTATACAG GAAGATGTTGGATCCAGGTTTGATGCTGTGTTCTAAGCAAGCCATGTTTCTTAACCTTGTCTACAAATCTCTGAAAGCTGACATCGTGTTGCGCAGGGTGAAGGCTTTTGTGAAGAGGTTACTTCAAGTTACTTGTGCACAAATGCCACCATTCATATGTGGAACTTTATATCTTGTGTCTGAGATCCTTAAAGCAAAACCAGGTTTAAGAAGTCAACTAGACGATCATCCG GAGTCTGATGatgaagaaaattttattgatataaaagaTGATGAAGACATAGAAAAATTCACTgatgcagataaagaaacagatgCTGTGAAGAAAGTTGAGACAGAAGAAACTGTGTCGGACAGTCATAAGGAAGCCAAAAAATCAGAGTCCGCTTCTTGGGTACACTTTGATAATTTGAAAG GTGGCAAACAGTTAAACACATATGATCCATTCAGTAGAAACCCTTTGTTCTGTGGAGCTGAAAATACAAGTTGTTGGGAActcaaaaag ctaTCAGAGCATTTTCATCCCTCTGTGGCCCTTTTTGCAAAGACTATCCTTCAG GGAAATTATATTCAGTATtcaggggacccactgcaggatTTCACACTAATGAGATTCTTGGATAGATTTGTATACCGAAATCCAAAGCCACATAAAGGCAAAG aaaatacagaTAGTGTTGTGATGCAGccaaaaagaaagcatttcataAAAGATATTCGTAGTCTTGCTG TGAACAGTAAGGAGTTCCTTGCAAAAGAAGAAAGCCAAATACCAGTGGATGAACTGTTTTTCTATAG gtattatAAAAAAGTTGCTATtgttaaagagaaacaaaaacagaacgcTGATGAAGAAAGTATAGAAGATGTGGATGATGAGGAATTTGAAAAGATGATTG ACACATTTGAAGATGATAATTGTTTCACATCTGGAAAGGATGACCTTGATTTTGCTAG caatatgaaaaagaaaaaaaaaggagctaaGGGTGACCCAGAAGATGAAGATTCAGAAGATAGTGATGATGACCTTGATAACTTGGATGATGATGAAGTTTCTTTGGGAAGTATGAATGAGGAATTTACTGAAATTGATGAAGATGGAGGAACATTCATGGATGTGTtggatgaggaaagtgagggcATTCAGG AACCTAATGATGAAGTCAGCTCCAAAGTCAATTCtaagagaagcaagagaaaaggtGCAAATGATTTTGACTTTGCTGGATCATTTCAAG gacccagaaaaaagaaaagaaatctcaatGACTCCAACCTATTTGTATCTGCTGAAGAG tttggccACCTATTGGATGAAAATATGGGATCTGAGTTTGATAACATTGGCATGAATGCCATGGCTAACAAAGATAATGCAA GTCTCAAACAGCTTAGATGGGAGGCTGAACGGGATGACTGGCTACACAACAGAGATGTGAAAAGtatcatcaagaaaaagaaaaatttcaaaaagaggcCAAAAACCACTCAAAAACttaagaagcaaagaaaatga
- the CEBPZOS gene encoding protein CEBPZOS isoform X1, which translates to MLKILRRHCLQPAGGIAGQARVFPGRLATLAPPARMVRSMEPLAKKIFKGVLVAEFVGVFGAYCLFNKMNTSQDFRQTMSKKFPFILEAYYKSVEYSGMYGIRVQDQEKWLNSK; encoded by the exons ATGCTGAAGATACTCAGGCGTCACTGTCTGCAGCCCGCCGGAGGGATCGCGGGACAGGCTCGAGTGTTTCCGGGTCGCTTGGCGACCTTGGCCCCACCGGCCAG GATGGTCCGTAGTATGGAACCACTGGCAAAGAAGATCTTTAAAGGAGTTTTAGTTGCTGAATTTGTGGGCGTATTTGGAGCAtattgtttgtttaataaaatgaacacaagcCAAG aTTTCAGGCAAACAATGAGCAAGAAATTTCCCTTTATCTTGGAAG cttATTACAAATCTGTTGAATATTCTGGAATGTATGGAATCAGAGTGCAAGATCAAGAAAAATGGCTGAACAGCAAGTGA
- the CEBPZOS gene encoding protein CEBPZOS isoform X3, whose amino-acid sequence MVRSMEPLAKKIFKGVLVAEFVGVFGAYCLFNKMNTSQDFRQTMSKKFPFILEAYYKSVEYSGMYGIRVQDQEKWLNSK is encoded by the exons ATGGTCCGTAGTATGGAACCACTGGCAAAGAAGATCTTTAAAGGAGTTTTAGTTGCTGAATTTGTGGGCGTATTTGGAGCAtattgtttgtttaataaaatgaacacaagcCAAG aTTTCAGGCAAACAATGAGCAAGAAATTTCCCTTTATCTTGGAAG cttATTACAAATCTGTTGAATATTCTGGAATGTATGGAATCAGAGTGCAAGATCAAGAAAAATGGCTGAACAGCAAGTGA
- the CEBPZOS gene encoding protein CEBPZOS isoform X2, producing the protein MLKILRRHCLQPAGGIAGQARVFPGRLATLAPPARMVRSMEPLAKKIFKGVLVAEFVGVFGAYCLFNKMNTSQAYYKSVEYSGMYGIRVQDQEKWLNSK; encoded by the exons ATGCTGAAGATACTCAGGCGTCACTGTCTGCAGCCCGCCGGAGGGATCGCGGGACAGGCTCGAGTGTTTCCGGGTCGCTTGGCGACCTTGGCCCCACCGGCCAG GATGGTCCGTAGTATGGAACCACTGGCAAAGAAGATCTTTAAAGGAGTTTTAGTTGCTGAATTTGTGGGCGTATTTGGAGCAtattgtttgtttaataaaatgaacacaagcCAAG cttATTACAAATCTGTTGAATATTCTGGAATGTATGGAATCAGAGTGCAAGATCAAGAAAAATGGCTGAACAGCAAGTGA